The Lepidochelys kempii isolate rLepKem1 chromosome 5, rLepKem1.hap2, whole genome shotgun sequence genome window below encodes:
- the LINGO2 gene encoding leucine-rich repeat and immunoglobulin-like domain-containing nogo receptor-interacting protein 2 isoform X2 has translation MLHTAISCWQPFLGLAVLLVFMGSTIGCPARCECSAQNKSVSCHRRRLISIPEGIPIETKILDLSKNRLKSVNPEEFTSYPLLEEIDLSDNIVANVEPGAFNNLFNLRSLRLKGNRLKLVPLGVFTGLSNLTKLDISENKIVILLDYMFQDLHNLKSLEVGDNDLVYISHRAFSGLLSLEQLTLEKCNLTAVPTEALSHLHNLISLHLRHLNINLLPVYAFKRLFRLKDLEINYWPLLDMMPANSLYGLNLTSLSVTNTNLSAIPYSALKHLVYLTHLNLSFNPISTIEAGMFADLVRLQELHMVGAQLRTIEPHAFQGLRFLRVLNVSQNLLETLEENVFHSPQTLEILCINNNPLACDCRLLWLLQRQPILQFGSQQPMCAGPDSVREKLFQDFHSTALSFYFTCKKPKIRDKKLQYLVVEEGQTVQLMCNADGDPQPTISWVTPRRRLITTKSNGRATVLGDGMLEIRFAQDQDTGLYICIASNAAGNDTYSASLTVKGFTSDRFLYANRTPMYMTDSNDTSSNGTSVNTFSLDLKTILVSTAMGCFTFLGVVLFCFLLLFVWSRGKGKHKTSIDLEYVPRKNNGAVVEGEVAGPRRFNMKMI, from the coding sequence ATGCTTCACACGGCCATATCATGCTGGCAGCCATTCCTAGGTCTGGCTGTGCTGCTCGTTTTCATGGGGTCCACCATAGGCTGCCCAGCCCGCTGTGAGTGCTCAGCGCAGAACAAGTCTGTCAGCTGTCACAGGAGGCGCCTGATCTCCATCCCTGAGGGTATCCCCATCGAGACCAAAATCCTGGATCTAAGCAAGAACCGGCTGAAGAGCGTCAACCCTGAGGAATTCACATCCTACCCGCTGCTCGAGGAGATAGACCTCAGTGACAATATTGTTGCCAATGTAGAGCCTGGAGCCTTTAACAATCTTTTCAACTTGCGCTCTCTGAGACTGAAAGGAAACCGTCTAAAGCTAGTCCCGCTAGGGGTATTCACAGGGTTGTCAAACTTAACCAAGCTTGATATAAGTGAAAACAAGATTGTCATTTTGCTGGACTACATGTTTCAGGATCTGCATAACCTAAAGTCCCTTGAGGTTGGGGACAATGATTTGGTTTATATATCCCACAGGGCCTTCAGTGGACTGCTTAGCCTGGAGCAGCTCACCCTGGAGAAATGCAACCTAACAGCTGTACCAACAGAAGCCCTTTCCCACCTTCACAACCTCATCAGTCTGCATCTGAGACATCTCAACATTAACCTTTTGCCTGTGTATGCCTTTAAGAGATTGTTTCGCCTAAAAGACCTGGAGATCAACTATTGGCCTTTACTGGACATGATGCCTGCCAATAGCCTGTATGGTCTCAACCTCACTTCTCTCTCAGTCACCAACACCAACCTGTCTGCAATACCTTATTCTGCTCTTAAACACCTGGTTTACCTGACACACCTAAACCTCTCCTTCAACCCCATAAGCACCATTGAGGCAGGCATGTTTGCAGACTTAGTGCGTCTGCAGGAATTGCACATGGTGGGGGCCCAGTTACGTACCATTGAACCACATGCTTTCCAAGGGCTCCGGTTCTTGCGTGTACTTAATGTGTCCCAAAACCTGTTAGAAACGCTAGAAGAGAATGTATTCCATTCCCCCCAAACTCTTGAGATCCTCTGCATTAACAATAACCCCCTGGCTTGTGATTGCCGCCTCCTTTGGCTATTACAAAGGCAGCCTATCTTACAGTTTGGTAGTCAGCAGCCTATGTGTGCCGGCCCAGACAGCGTCAGAGAGAAGCTGTTCCAAGACTTTCACAGCACCGCCCTTTCCTTTTATTTCACCTGCAAGAAGCCCAAGATACGAGACAAGAAACTGCAGTACCTGGTAGTGGAGGAAGGACAGACAGTGCAGCTGATGTGCAATGCCGATGGGGACCCTCAACCCACCATCTCCTGGGTGACGCCACGACGGAGGCTGATCACAACTAAATCAAATGGAAGAGCCACGGTGCTGGGAGATGGCATGCTGGAGATCCGATTTGCTCAAGATCAAGACACTGGACTCTACATTTGTATTGCAAGTAACGCAGCTGGGAATGACACATACTCAGCCTCCCTTACGGTAAAAGGATTCACTTCGGACCGTTTCCTTTACGCCAATAGGACCCCTATGTATATGACAGACTCCAATGACACCAGTTCCAATGGAACCAGTGTGAACACCTTCTCTCTGGACCTTAAGACAATACTGGTGTCCACAGCCATGGGCTGTTTCACATTCCTTggagttgttttattttgtttcctaCTTCTTTTTGTGTGGAGCCGAGGGAAAGGCAAGCACAAAACCAGCATTGACCTTGAGTATGTCCCCCGCAAAAACAACGGTGCTGTAGTTGAAGGGGAGGTTGCTGGACCACGGAGGTTCAATATGAAAATGATTTGA
- the LINGO2 gene encoding leucine-rich repeat and immunoglobulin-like domain-containing nogo receptor-interacting protein 2 isoform X1 — MTESQPSLILSRVLSPPTGLVFEARDRGVNNIGGVMLHTAISCWQPFLGLAVLLVFMGSTIGCPARCECSAQNKSVSCHRRRLISIPEGIPIETKILDLSKNRLKSVNPEEFTSYPLLEEIDLSDNIVANVEPGAFNNLFNLRSLRLKGNRLKLVPLGVFTGLSNLTKLDISENKIVILLDYMFQDLHNLKSLEVGDNDLVYISHRAFSGLLSLEQLTLEKCNLTAVPTEALSHLHNLISLHLRHLNINLLPVYAFKRLFRLKDLEINYWPLLDMMPANSLYGLNLTSLSVTNTNLSAIPYSALKHLVYLTHLNLSFNPISTIEAGMFADLVRLQELHMVGAQLRTIEPHAFQGLRFLRVLNVSQNLLETLEENVFHSPQTLEILCINNNPLACDCRLLWLLQRQPILQFGSQQPMCAGPDSVREKLFQDFHSTALSFYFTCKKPKIRDKKLQYLVVEEGQTVQLMCNADGDPQPTISWVTPRRRLITTKSNGRATVLGDGMLEIRFAQDQDTGLYICIASNAAGNDTYSASLTVKGFTSDRFLYANRTPMYMTDSNDTSSNGTSVNTFSLDLKTILVSTAMGCFTFLGVVLFCFLLLFVWSRGKGKHKTSIDLEYVPRKNNGAVVEGEVAGPRRFNMKMI, encoded by the coding sequence GCTCGTGACCGAGGAGTAAACAACATCGGTGGAGTCATGCTTCACACGGCCATATCATGCTGGCAGCCATTCCTAGGTCTGGCTGTGCTGCTCGTTTTCATGGGGTCCACCATAGGCTGCCCAGCCCGCTGTGAGTGCTCAGCGCAGAACAAGTCTGTCAGCTGTCACAGGAGGCGCCTGATCTCCATCCCTGAGGGTATCCCCATCGAGACCAAAATCCTGGATCTAAGCAAGAACCGGCTGAAGAGCGTCAACCCTGAGGAATTCACATCCTACCCGCTGCTCGAGGAGATAGACCTCAGTGACAATATTGTTGCCAATGTAGAGCCTGGAGCCTTTAACAATCTTTTCAACTTGCGCTCTCTGAGACTGAAAGGAAACCGTCTAAAGCTAGTCCCGCTAGGGGTATTCACAGGGTTGTCAAACTTAACCAAGCTTGATATAAGTGAAAACAAGATTGTCATTTTGCTGGACTACATGTTTCAGGATCTGCATAACCTAAAGTCCCTTGAGGTTGGGGACAATGATTTGGTTTATATATCCCACAGGGCCTTCAGTGGACTGCTTAGCCTGGAGCAGCTCACCCTGGAGAAATGCAACCTAACAGCTGTACCAACAGAAGCCCTTTCCCACCTTCACAACCTCATCAGTCTGCATCTGAGACATCTCAACATTAACCTTTTGCCTGTGTATGCCTTTAAGAGATTGTTTCGCCTAAAAGACCTGGAGATCAACTATTGGCCTTTACTGGACATGATGCCTGCCAATAGCCTGTATGGTCTCAACCTCACTTCTCTCTCAGTCACCAACACCAACCTGTCTGCAATACCTTATTCTGCTCTTAAACACCTGGTTTACCTGACACACCTAAACCTCTCCTTCAACCCCATAAGCACCATTGAGGCAGGCATGTTTGCAGACTTAGTGCGTCTGCAGGAATTGCACATGGTGGGGGCCCAGTTACGTACCATTGAACCACATGCTTTCCAAGGGCTCCGGTTCTTGCGTGTACTTAATGTGTCCCAAAACCTGTTAGAAACGCTAGAAGAGAATGTATTCCATTCCCCCCAAACTCTTGAGATCCTCTGCATTAACAATAACCCCCTGGCTTGTGATTGCCGCCTCCTTTGGCTATTACAAAGGCAGCCTATCTTACAGTTTGGTAGTCAGCAGCCTATGTGTGCCGGCCCAGACAGCGTCAGAGAGAAGCTGTTCCAAGACTTTCACAGCACCGCCCTTTCCTTTTATTTCACCTGCAAGAAGCCCAAGATACGAGACAAGAAACTGCAGTACCTGGTAGTGGAGGAAGGACAGACAGTGCAGCTGATGTGCAATGCCGATGGGGACCCTCAACCCACCATCTCCTGGGTGACGCCACGACGGAGGCTGATCACAACTAAATCAAATGGAAGAGCCACGGTGCTGGGAGATGGCATGCTGGAGATCCGATTTGCTCAAGATCAAGACACTGGACTCTACATTTGTATTGCAAGTAACGCAGCTGGGAATGACACATACTCAGCCTCCCTTACGGTAAAAGGATTCACTTCGGACCGTTTCCTTTACGCCAATAGGACCCCTATGTATATGACAGACTCCAATGACACCAGTTCCAATGGAACCAGTGTGAACACCTTCTCTCTGGACCTTAAGACAATACTGGTGTCCACAGCCATGGGCTGTTTCACATTCCTTggagttgttttattttgtttcctaCTTCTTTTTGTGTGGAGCCGAGGGAAAGGCAAGCACAAAACCAGCATTGACCTTGAGTATGTCCCCCGCAAAAACAACGGTGCTGTAGTTGAAGGGGAGGTTGCTGGACCACGGAGGTTCAATATGAAAATGATTTGA